In Leptospira fletcheri, the genomic window TCACACTTTCGGATCTCTAGTGGATTTTTCCCAATACGATTTCCGTGGAATTCCCACGATCGAGGATTTTTCCGAAGCGGTCGGAGCGAGAACGGAAACCTTCACTCCCGGAAAACAAGGAAAGCTCTCTATTTGCGGCCTGTCCGTGGAATACCTGATCACGACAGGGAATGGAGCCTTGGTCTGCACCGAAGACGATTCCTTGGCAAAAAAAATCAGGGCAAGAAAAAACGGACAAGATCCCTATCCGAGAAAAGACGGACAACCGAGATTGGATTACGATATGATCGATTACCAAGCCGCTCTCGGAATCGAACAATTGTCCAATTTGGGGGTCATCCTGGAGCGAAAAAGGAAAATCGCTCAGGTGTATCTACAATCCATACAAGGTTCTCAGGTTTCCACACATTACAACGATCCGACCACGGATACATTCAATCGATTCGTAATCTTAGCGCCCGGAAACTACGACCAAGCGGAGAGATATTTCCGCTCTCTGCAAATCGGAACGAGACGCACCGCCGACGAACCCATCCATCACATTTTAGAATTGGGAAACGCGGATTTTCCGAACGGAGAACGACTTTACCAAAGAGGCCATTGCGTTCCGATTTATCCCAACCTGACCAAGGATAATATCCAGAGAATTGCACAGGCAATCCGCCGGATTTATTAGTTCGGACCAAAAATCTTTTCCTTCAAAAGTCCGCCAGACCCCGAAAAAAGAATTCTAAATTTCTATTTTTCGCGTCGCGATAAATTCTTTCCGAAAAAATAGAACACGTCGAAATAGACCTTTAAAGTCGCTCGAACTTCTCTCTTCCCCAAATCCGAGGAAAGACATTCAGCCGAGGAGGCCTCTTGAACATCGCGCTTCTTTCCATAAAACGTCCGATTTTTATTACGAGCTTAGTAATCCTAATGCTTCTGACAGGATTGGTTTCTCTATCACGTATGGGGGTGGATCTTTTCCCCGACGTAAATATTCCGGTAGTCTCGGTAACTACGATTTATCCCGGTGCCGGCCCCGAAGAAATCGAGGAATTGATTTCCAAGCCTTTGGAGGAGGAACTTTCCTCCATTTCGGGCTTGAAGAAAATCGTTTCCCGAAACCAGGAAGGAGTCTCCGTCGTCTCAGGAGAATTTACGCTTTCCACCGATATCAAGTACGCGGAGCAGCAGTTCAGAGACAAAGTCGGATTGGTTCGTCCTAAATTGCCGGACGGAATCAAGGAACCGAAAGTCGTCCGCTTCGATCCAGCCGACCAGCCTATCGTTCGTTTGGCGGTATTCGCCGATTTAGGACAGGCACAACTCTATGATCTCGCCAAGGAAACGGTAAAGGCAAAGCTGGAACAGATCAACGGGGTCGGTTCCGTCAAGTTGGTGGGAGGAACGAGAAGAGAAATCCAAATCGAATTGGATCGAAACAAGCTCATCTCGTACCAGATGCCGATGGTGGTGATCGCCAACCGCTTGAAATCCGCCGGCTTAAACGTGCCGGTGGGTAAATTCGAAT contains:
- a CDS encoding DegT/DnrJ/EryC1/StrS family aminotransferase is translated as MSAETEVIEKTGRKKTEIEYSKPTLSREDLKTVLEALVEDHLSTGSITSRFEKAFSSTFRTKNVISTNSLTAAYHLALLSLEIQPGDKVVLSTFAPLAALDAIFLLQAKPSVLDLDRHSFHLNRSGLTASLEDPSVKAIILDHTFGSLVDFSQYDFRGIPTIEDFSEAVGARTETFTPGKQGKLSICGLSVEYLITTGNGALVCTEDDSLAKKIRARKNGQDPYPRKDGQPRLDYDMIDYQAALGIEQLSNLGVILERKRKIAQVYLQSIQGSQVSTHYNDPTTDTFNRFVILAPGNYDQAERYFRSLQIGTRRTADEPIHHILELGNADFPNGERLYQRGHCVPIYPNLTKDNIQRIAQAIRRIY